Genomic DNA from Halobaculum sp. MBLA0147:
GACGAGGGCGAGGGTGACGCCCGAGACGACCTCGAGGACCGAGACGCCAGAGACGCTCGAGACGACTGAGCGTCGGAGTGGTCACCCGCGGTCCCACGCGGTCGGTGTGGCGAGCGTTCGGCTCACTCCCGAACGCGGACGACTCCCTCGGTGAGCGCCTTCCGGTTGGGGACGAGGTACTCCTCGCCGTCGTCCTCGACGTGTGTGACGAACACGTCCATCTCCTGGACGACACCCTCGACACCGCCGATCCGGACGCGGTCGCCGATGGCGTACGGCTCCGTCAACAGGAGGTACAGGCCGGCACTTCCCGAGGCGAGGAGATCGCGGAACGCCGCCACCGAGACGACCACCACCGCGAACACGTAGCCGCCGAGCAGGACGACCAGCGGGAGTGTCGCCACCCGGACCTGCGCGAGCGCGACGAGCGAGGCGACGAAGACGACGCTGTACTTCGCCACCCCCGGGAGCGCTCCGACCTGCGTGATCTTCACGCTGCGGAGTCGCTCGTCGACGAGCAACGCCACCTTGTCGCCGACGATCAGCCCGACGACGACGACCAGAACGGCCACGAACACCTGCGGGAGGAAGGCGACGACGACCGGCCAGATGCGGACGACGGACTCGAACCCCGCCGTCGAGAACGCCACCACCGCGAACGCGAGGAACGTGAAGTACCCCGCCAGCCGCGAGACGATGGTCACCGTCGACGTGCCGAACTCCCTGACGGACCGCTCGAAGGAGGTTCCCTCGATCGCCTCCGGCACCCCGAACCGGACGAGTAGGCGGCGGCCGAACACGACCACGAGGTAGCTCACCGCGGCACCGAGACCGAGGATCGCGACGAACAGGAGTAGTTGGAGGGAGACGAACTCGAGTTGGAGCGGGAGGCGGAGCGGGACACCCGACGGCGCGAGTGCCGTCACCGCGTCGAACGCGGCCGCTGTGTCCCCCGCGTGGACGGAGCCCGACATGGGTCAGTAGTCCTCCGGGTCCAGTTTCAGGATCAGTTCCCCGCCTTTGAAGGCGCGGACGAGGCCGTCGGACTCCGAGAGGACGATTCCGACGGCGTTCGTGTCGCGGGTGATCGCCGCCGCGGCCATGTGGCGTGCGCCGAGCCCCTTCGGGATGTCGACCCCCTCGGCGCTGGGCTCGAGGTAGCGGTACGAGGAGACGATCTTCCCCGAGTCGGAGATGACGAACGCGCCGTCGAGCCGGGAGAACTCCTTGAGCATCACGTCCACGATGGGGTCGCCGACGTGGACGTGACTCTTCTCGAAGGGGTTGTAGCTCAGCGGGCGGGAGTTGTTCATCGTCTTCCCGGCGTCGCCGACGACGAACAGCGCCCCCACCGGCTTCCCCTTCTGGCCTTTCTTCCCGAGTTCGATGGCGACCTCGAACACGTCGCGGATCACCTCCGGCTCGGCACGGGAGTTGACGAAGAGGTCGTAGATCCCGGACTGCATCGACTCCGTCACGGAGACGCGAACCGTCGCGTCCGGGGCGTCGTCGAAGACACCCAACACCGCCAGCAGCGTCTCGCCGGCAGACGTGTGCCCCGCGTTCATCGCGCCCTCGACCCCGAACCGGACGCGATCGCGCACGTCTTGGAACTCCAGCGGGAGTTCCACGAACGTCTCGGCGTCCACGTCGTTCTCGGGGGCGACGACGACCGTCGGCTCCGCCGCCTCGACGAACGAGTCGTACAGCGACTGTCCAGGGGAGAAGAGGAACACCCCGTCGACGTCCGTCACCAAGTCGGCGACGAGATCCGGAGAATCCATCACACCACTCTGTTCCCGGCGGGAGGCAAATCCGTTTCGGCGGCGTCGGACGCTCGTGAGACGTACGTCTGTCGGCACACGGTCGGGACGCAGACCGGAAACCTTCTTGTCCGCGAACCGTCTACGTCGGGACAGTATGAGCACGACGCCGACGGAACGTCGGGTCGAGTCGCTGATCTCCGGCGACCCGGAGATGCGTGACGCGATCCAGACGGTACTGGACGCCGCCGAGGACGGCGAGGTCCAGTGGGTCGACGTACGAGACGACATCTCCAGCGGGGCGTGGGGTCGCCTCATCGAGAAGGAGGTGCTCGAAGACGGCGAGACGGGCTTCGCGCTGTCCGACCGCGACGCCGTCGAGGCCGCACTGGCCGACGAAGACGGCGACGGCGGGAGCGACGAGGAGAGTAGCTGGTCGATCTACGACAAACTCGCCGCCGTCGGGACGGGGGCGTTCTTCGTCGGCTACTCCTACAAGCCGGTGCGAGACCCCGTCGCCGGGACGATGGATCTCGTGTTGGGTCCCTTGCAGGAGACGCTGCCGTTCTACGCCGTGATCATGGTGATCGCGGTGTTCACGGGGCTGTACTCCACGCTCCTGCGGGCGAACCTGATGGACATGGACAAGATGTCCGAGTACCAGTCGAAGATGAAGGAGATCCAAGAGCGGCGGAAGGCCGCCAAGGAGCGGGGCGACGACGAGGCACTCCAGAAGATCCAGGAGGAACAGATGGACGCGATGGGCGACCAGCTGGGGATGTTCAAAGAGCAGTTCCGCCCGATGGTGTGGATCATGTTCATCACCATCCCGGCGTTCCTGTGGATGTTCTGGAAGGTCGGCATCCGCGGGGCGTCCGCTCACGGGGAGTTCTCGACGGTCGTCCTCCCGTTGGTCGGGGAGGCGACGTGGACCACCGGGATCGTCGGTCCGATTCAGGTGTGGATCGTCTGGTACTTCCTCTGCTCGATGGCGTTCACCCAGCTGATCCAGAAGGGGCTGAACGTCTCGATGTCGCCCTCGACGTGACGAGGGTCGCCGACGCTCGTCTCGTCGACTCGTCAGACGGTCCGAGTCGACTCGGATTCTCCCAGTCGTAGCTCCACTCGACTCGTGTGACTCGGGCGGTCTTCTCGGCCGATCGCGGCACTCGCTTCGAGAATCGACGAGGTAGTGTTGGTCGGCAGCGTCGTCGACGCGGATCACCGACATCTCGTCGGGACACGTCGACCCGAGCGTCGCGGGTGGCGTGGATCGACGGTGGCGGGAGACTGCCGTGTCGGGACGCGACGCGTCCCTACGTCTCGATGGGGATCCGTTCACCGCGCGCGGCGGCGCCGGTCTCGACGGGGAGCGTCACGTCGAGGACGCCGTTGTCGTAGCTTGCGGTGATGTCGTCGGCCTCCACCGCCTTCGGGAACCGGAAGCGTCGGTGGTAGGTCCGTCGCTCGTTCCGCTGATCGTCCTCTCGGTTCGCCGCGACGTTGAGGACACCCTCGTCCCACGTCACGTCGATCTCCGCGGGGTCGTACCCCGGGAGATCGAGCGAGAGGACGAACTCGCCGTCCTCCTCGTACAGCCTGTAGTCGTCACTCCCGGTCTCGAACAGGCGGTTCGGGAGGTCGAACGATTCCATCCACGAGCTGGTCGGTGTACTCGGAAGTGCCATGGTTCGTCACCCCGAGTGCATTCGATAGTAGTGTTGTGGTTCTATATAAATCTGTCGGAAATGGCGACCGCGATCGTCGCCACGCGTCACCGCACCCCTCCGTCGGACTGGTGTCACCTCCGCTCGCCGTCGGACGGCAACCCTTTTGCGCGGGCCACTCTCCCGGTCGGGTATGACGGACACCGTCTCGGAGCTGTTCGACCCCGACCGCTGGGAGCAGGTGCCGGGTGCCGACGAGTTCGACGACGTGACCTACCACCGCGCGGTCGAGACGGACGCGGTACGGATCGCGTTCGACCGCCCCGCAGTCCGCAACGCCTTCCGACCGGGGACGGTCGACGAGTTGTACGCCGCCCTGGAGGACGCCCGCAAACGCGCCGACGTTGGCTGTGTGTTGCTCACCGGCAACGGTCCGTCACCCGAGGACGGCGGCTGGGCGTTCTGTGCCGGCGGGGACCAGTCCGTCCGCGGCGAGTCGGGCTACGAGTACCGTGGCGACGACGAGGCCGACGAGAGCGACGACGAACTCGTCCGGGAGGCGAAGGCCGGTCGCCTCCACATCCTCGAGGTCCAGCGTCTGATCCGGTTCATGCCCAAGCCCGTCGTCGCGGTCGTGCCGGGCTGGGCGGTCGGCGGCGGCCACTCGCTGCACGTCGTCTGTGACCTGACGCTCGCCAGCGACGAGCACGCGAAGTTCCTCCAGACGGACCCCGACGTGGCGAGCTTCGACGGCGGCTTCGGTTCGGCGTACCTCGCGAAGCAGGTCGGCCAGAAGAAGGCCCGCGAGGTGTTCTTCCGCGGAAAGACCTACTCGGCCGCGGAGGCCGTCGAGATGGGGATGGCGAACGAGGCGATCCCACACGAGGAGTTGGAGGACGTGGCCTTGGAGTGGGCCGACGAGATGACCGCGAAGTCGCCGACCGCGATGCGGATGCTGAAGTACGCGTTCAACATGGCCGACGACGGGCTCGTCGGCCAGCAGGTGTTCGCCGGCGAGGCGACGCGGCTGGCGTACACGACGCCCGAGGCCCAGGAGGGTCGGGACGCCTTCTTGGAGGGTCGGGAGCCGGACTTCTCCGGGTACCCGTGGCACTACTGAGCGCGCCGACTACCGTCGGTACCCGCTCGGAGTGTCGACGACTTCCCACGTCGTTCTGTTCACCCGTCGTAAGAGCTCTCGCCGTTCGAGTACCGCTACCAGTCCCTTCGCAGTCTCCACGTCGGTTTCGAGCTCACGGACGACCCGTTGGACGGACAGTGTGTCGCCGCTCTCGAACACCTCGTAGAAGTCACTGATCAGTCTCGCCTCGTCTTCGCCACCGTCGAACGGCGGTGGGCGCTCCTCCTCACCGTCGGTGTCGTCACGGCGCGACATAAATCGGCAGAGTCAGCGGCGGTCTACACCGCCGTCGAACGGATCTGGCTTCTCCTCGCCGCTCTCCTCCTCGTCGTCGGCTACTTCGGTCGTCATGATCCACCCCGGTCTCGTCTCCCCGACGTATTGTATCTAGGGACTGGTCTAGTCACCGACACCAGACTTCGTGAACTGATCTTTCAGATACACCGCGACGACGAGCGGAACGAGGGTCGAGAGCGTGACGACGAGGAGGCGCCTGTTCACCCACACGCCACTCTCCCCACGGACAGCAGCGAGGACAGAGAGTCCGAAGTACTCCAGTTCGAGCACGACGGTGAGGAGACTCACGTTGAGTAGTGCCGTGTCGACTCTGTTCGCTCGCTTGTTCCGGTGCATCCACTTTCGGTGTGATCGGAGGACTCTGTCGAGAAACTCGGCGTCGTCGACACCGTCACCCGCGTAGTCGATGGCCTGCTCGATGTCTCCGCGACCGAGTCCGACGACGGTGGGTGTCCTGACGTAGGCGACCAACCCGGTGAACACCGACACCGCCGCAACACCGAGAGCAGCGTACGACGCGGCGTTCAGCAGCCCACTCGAGACGACGAGTTCGGGTTCCGTCGAGTTCGGACTGGGTCCCAGACTGAGACCGAGGACCGACAGGAAGAGTCCGACGAGTGCGAGGTTCAGTCTGATGTTCCGGATCGCACGCTCTCCGACGTTGTTCAGCAACTCTCGTTGGTTCTCCAGACGTGCCCGCGACTCCTCTCTGGCGGCGTCCAACTGGTCGCGTCGAGCCACGGCTTGTACTTGTGTAGGCCGTACTTGATAACTCTCTAGGAACTCGGAGCGAGACGAGACTACACAGACGGTCACGCAGGCCGTCGACACTGCGAACCACAGTCGCTTTCCGCCTCCCAGCCCCACTCACGAGCGATGAGTACCACGGAGAGTGGGGCCGAGGTCTCCCGGCGGCGCGCGTGGCTGATGGCGGCGCGCCCGCAGACGTTGCCGGCCGCCGCCGCGCCGGTGGTCGTCGGTGTCGGGTTGGCGCTGCGCGACGGCGTGTTCGCGCCACTGCCGGCGGTGGCGGCGCTGGTCGGCGCCGCGTTGATCCAGGTGGGGACGAACTTCGCCAACGACTACTACGACGCGGTGAAGGGCGCCGACACGGAGGATCGCGAGGGGTTCACCCGCGTGACGGCCGGCGGGTTGATCGAACCGGCGAGCGTGAAGCGGGCGATGTGGCTCACGTTCGCGGCGGCGATCCTCGGCGGCGTCTACCTCGTCTGGGTCGGCGGGCTCCCGATCCTCGTGATCGGCCTGCTGTCGGTCGCCTCTGGCGTCGCGTACACCGGTGGGCCGTACCCGCTGGGCTACCACGGGCTGGGTGACCTGTTCGTCTTCCTCTTCTTCGGCGTGATCGCGGTCACCGGGACCTACTACGTCCAGGCGGCCGCAGAGTTGGGGGTCGCGTTCGCCACGCTCGTCCCACGACCCGAACTGGTCCCCCTCGCGGCGCTGGTCGCGTCGCTCCCGGTGGCGGCGCTG
This window encodes:
- a CDS encoding mechanosensitive ion channel domain-containing protein → MSGSVHAGDTAAAFDAVTALAPSGVPLRLPLQLEFVSLQLLLFVAILGLGAAVSYLVVVFGRRLLVRFGVPEAIEGTSFERSVREFGTSTVTIVSRLAGYFTFLAFAVVAFSTAGFESVVRIWPVVVAFLPQVFVAVLVVVVGLIVGDKVALLVDERLRSVKITQVGALPGVAKYSVVFVASLVALAQVRVATLPLVVLLGGYVFAVVVVSVAAFRDLLASGSAGLYLLLTEPYAIGDRVRIGGVEGVVQEMDVFVTHVEDDGEEYLVPNRKALTEGVVRVRE
- the dacZ gene encoding diadenylate cyclase DacZ, which gives rise to MDSPDLVADLVTDVDGVFLFSPGQSLYDSFVEAAEPTVVVAPENDVDAETFVELPLEFQDVRDRVRFGVEGAMNAGHTSAGETLLAVLGVFDDAPDATVRVSVTESMQSGIYDLFVNSRAEPEVIRDVFEVAIELGKKGQKGKPVGALFVVGDAGKTMNNSRPLSYNPFEKSHVHVGDPIVDVMLKEFSRLDGAFVISDSGKIVSSYRYLEPSAEGVDIPKGLGARHMAAAAITRDTNAVGIVLSESDGLVRAFKGGELILKLDPEDY
- a CDS encoding DUF106 domain-containing protein → MSTTPTERRVESLISGDPEMRDAIQTVLDAAEDGEVQWVDVRDDISSGAWGRLIEKEVLEDGETGFALSDRDAVEAALADEDGDGGSDEESSWSIYDKLAAVGTGAFFVGYSYKPVRDPVAGTMDLVLGPLQETLPFYAVIMVIAVFTGLYSTLLRANLMDMDKMSEYQSKMKEIQERRKAAKERGDDEALQKIQEEQMDAMGDQLGMFKEQFRPMVWIMFITIPAFLWMFWKVGIRGASAHGEFSTVVLPLVGEATWTTGIVGPIQVWIVWYFLCSMAFTQLIQKGLNVSMSPST
- a CDS encoding 1,4-dihydroxy-2-naphthoyl-CoA synthase, translated to MTDTVSELFDPDRWEQVPGADEFDDVTYHRAVETDAVRIAFDRPAVRNAFRPGTVDELYAALEDARKRADVGCVLLTGNGPSPEDGGWAFCAGGDQSVRGESGYEYRGDDEADESDDELVREAKAGRLHILEVQRLIRFMPKPVVAVVPGWAVGGGHSLHVVCDLTLASDEHAKFLQTDPDVASFDGGFGSAYLAKQVGQKKAREVFFRGKTYSAAEAVEMGMANEAIPHEELEDVALEWADEMTAKSPTAMRMLKYAFNMADDGLVGQQVFAGEATRLAYTTPEAQEGRDAFLEGREPDFSGYPWHY
- a CDS encoding Hsp20/alpha crystallin family protein, whose protein sequence is MALPSTPTSSWMESFDLPNRLFETGSDDYRLYEEDGEFVLSLDLPGYDPAEIDVTWDEGVLNVAANREDDQRNERRTYHRRFRFPKAVEADDITASYDNGVLDVTLPVETGAAARGERIPIET
- a CDS encoding 1,4-dihydroxy-2-naphthoate polyprenyltransferase, whose product is MSTTESGAEVSRRRAWLMAARPQTLPAAAAPVVVGVGLALRDGVFAPLPAVAALVGAALIQVGTNFANDYYDAVKGADTEDREGFTRVTAGGLIEPASVKRAMWLTFAAAILGGVYLVWVGGLPILVIGLLSVASGVAYTGGPYPLGYHGLGDLFVFLFFGVIAVTGTYYVQAAAELGVAFATLVPRPELVPLAALVASLPVAALSTNILVVNNVRDREEDATTGKRTLAVRFGYGVARGEFVGLLGLAYTIPIVFAVETGDLATLLPLVTLPLAASVARTVLTETAGEALNPTLESTGRLLAAFAALFAVGLAV